A window of Hevea brasiliensis isolate MT/VB/25A 57/8 chromosome 14, ASM3005281v1, whole genome shotgun sequence contains these coding sequences:
- the LOC110646941 gene encoding protein TRANSPARENT TESTA GLABRA 1, producing the protein MENSTQESHLRSDNSITYESPYPLYAMAFSSSPSPNHNHHQRIAVGSFIEEYSNRVDILSFDLETLSFKTHPTLSLDHPYPPTKLMFHPAAPSSLRKSSDLLASSGDFLRLWEVRESSVEPISILNNSKTSEFFAPLTSFDWNEIEPKRIGTCSIDTTCTIWDIERGAVETQLIAHDKEVHDIAWGEARVFASVSADGSVRIFDLRDKEHSTIIYESPQPDTPLLRLAWNKQDLRYMATILMDSNKVVILDIRSPTMPVAELERHRASVNAIAWAPQSCRHICSAGDDAQALIWDLPTVAGPNGIDPMSMYSATAEINQLQWSAAQPDWIAIAFSSKMQLLKV; encoded by the coding sequence ATGGAAAACTCTACCCAAGAATCGCACCTCCGATCCGATAATTCTATCACCTATGAATCCCCATACCCTCTTTACGCCATGGCTTTCTCCTCCTCCCCTTCGCccaaccacaaccaccaccaacgCATCGCCGTCGGCAGCTTCATTGAAGAATACAGCAACCGTGTCGACATTCTTTCCTTCGACCTCGAGACCCTCTCCTTCAAGACTCATCCTACTCTTTCCCTCGACCACCCCTACCCACCCACCAAGCTCATGTTCCATCCAGCCGCTCCTTCCTCTCTCCGCAAGTCCTCCGACCTCCTCGCCTCCTCCGGCGACTTTCTTCGCCTCTGGGAAGTCCGTGAAAGCTCCGTTGAACCCATCTCCATCCTTAATAATAGCAAGACCAGCGAATTTTTTGCTCCGTTGACGTCTTTTGATTGGAACGAGATCGAGCCCAAGAGAATTGGGACTTGCAGCATTGATACGACATGTACTATTTGGGATATTGAAAGGGGTGCTGTTGAAACCCAGCTAATTGCCCATGATAAGGAGGTTCACGACATTGCTTGGGGAGAAGCAAGGGTTTTTGCTTCGGTTTCTGCAGATGGGTCGGTGAGAATTTTCGATTTGAGGGATAAGGAGCACTCCACCATCATCTACGAGAGTCCCCAGCCTGATACGCCCTTGCTCAGATTGGCTTGGAATAAGCAGGATTTGAGGTACATGGCTACTATTTTGATGGATAGTAACAAAGTTGTGATTTTGGATATTAGATCACCAACCATGCCTGTTGCGGAATTGGAAAGGCACCGAGCGAGTGTTAATGCCATTGCTTGGGCTCCGCAGAGCTGTAGGCACATTTGCTCTGCTGGAGATGATGCACAGGCCCTCATTTGGGACTTGCCTACTGTTGCTGGGCCTAACGGGATTGATCCCATGTCTATGTACTCTGCTACTGCTGAAATCAACCAGCTGCAATGGTCAGCTGCACAGCCTGATTGGATTGCAATTGCATTTTCTAGTAAAATGCAGCTTTTGAAAGTTTGA
- the LOC110633884 gene encoding serine/threonine-protein kinase CTR1 isoform X2 — protein sequence MEYGCRETTAGKTKTETFNSWAQQTEESYQLQRALALRLSSQAALANDPNFLVFKSDDRFDSFSDSAEAVSHRFWVNGCLTYFDKIPDGFYLIHGVDPYAWTLSTDQRDIGLVPSFESLKALDPCADLSVKVVLIDRFRDPGLKELLNSVISHSSSWLTTKDVIVQLANLVSKRMGGVTSSGEENLGLCWKECTEVLINRLRSVVIPIGSLRVGLCVHRALLFKVLADSVNLPCRIAKGCKHCRADVSASCLVLVGNEREYLVDLFGKPGMLSQPDCSLNCTSSILVSSPLSHPSFKPIQTAEDFRTFAKLFFFDGQSLNLAFDDTISGTTTDHDEKSSQTLIKDNKNLLPISSNNHAAPPPLLKRVTVNITHGKDRGVLNSSDESDNLAKGPIPLGSVFSNPKSDASNYQLFLQANKSFVNKSSSELHLEEDDLDIPWSELDLKEKIGEGSFGTVYRADWRGSDVAVKILMEQDYHVERFNEFLSEVKIMKRLRHPNIVLFMGAVTQPPNLSIVTEYLSRGSLHKLLHMPDAGLILDEKLRLKMAYDVVCDFGLSRSKAKSYLSSKTAAGTPEWMAPEVLRNDPSNEKADVYSFGVILWEIMTLQRPWRNLNQAQVVAAVGFKGQRLEVPNNVNPSVAALIDVCLTSEPSKRPSFSYIMESLHKLIKNSVSQSLNVHVR from the exons ATGGAGTACGGTTGCCGGGAAACGACGGCGGGGAAGACCAAAACGGAGACGTTTAATAGCTGGGCGCAGCAGACGGAAGAGAGTTATCAGTTGCAGCGGGCGCTAGCTTTGAGATTGTCTTCTCAAGCAGCTTTAGCTAATGATCCAAATTTCTTGGTTTTCAAATCCGATGATCGTTTTGATTCTTTCTCTGATTCCGCTGAAGCTGTTTCTCATCGTTTTTGG GTAAACGGATGTCTCACTTACTTTGACAAAATCCCAGATGGATTTTATCTAATCCATGGGGTGGATCCTTATGCTTGGACTCTAAGTACAGATCAACGAGACATTGGCCTGGTCCCATCTTTTGAATCCTTAAAGGCTCTTGATCCTTGTGCTGATTTGTCAGTGAAAGTAGTTTTAATTGACAGATTCAGGGATCCTGGTCTGAAAGAGCTACTCAATAGTGTTATTAGTCATTCTAGTAGCTGGTTAACCACAAAAGATGTGATTGTTCAGCTTGCCAATCTTGTCTCTAAGCGCATGGG GGGGGTAACCTCTAGTGGAGAAGAAAATCTTGGTTTATGCTGGAAGGAATGCACTGAAGTTCTGATAAATCGTTTACGATCTGTTGTGATTCCAATTGGAAGCTTACGTGTTGGCCTCTGTGTCCATCGTGCCTTACTGTTTAAA GTGTTAGCAGACTCAGTTAACTTGCCATGCAGAATTGCTAAAGGCTGCAAACATTGTAGAGCTGATGTTTCTGCTTCTTGTCTTGTACTGGTTGGTAATGAGAG GGAATATTTGGTTGATTTGTTTGGGAAGCCAGGAATGTTAAGCCAGCCTGATTGCTCACTTAATTGTACTTCTTCAATTTTAGTTTCTTCACCTTTATCTCATCCGAGTTTTAAACCTATCCAAACAGCTGAGGATTTCAGGACATTTGCCAAACTATTTTTCTTTGACGGCCAGTCACTTAATCTTGCATTTGATGACACTATCTCAG GCACGACTACTGATCATGATGAGAAAAGTAGTCAAACACTCATTAAAGATAACAAGAACCTTTTACCCATTTCAAGCAACAACCATGCAGCTCCACCACCTCTGCTCAAAAGAGTTACTGTGAACATTACCCATGGCAAGGATCGTGGTGTTCTAAACTCATCCGATGAATCAGATAACCTAGCAAAAGGTCCAATTCCACTAGGTTCTGTTTTCTCCAATCCAAAATCTGACGCATCTAATTATCAGTTGTTCTTGCAAGCAAACAAGTCATTTGTGAATAAATCAAGTAGTGAACTTCACCTTGAAGAGGATGATTTGGACATTCCATGGAGTGAACTTGATTTGAAGGAGAAAATTGGAGAAG GTTCATTCGGAACTGTCTATCGTGCTGATTGGCGTGGCTCA GATGTCGCTGTCAAAATTCTGATGGAGCAAGATTACCATGTGGAGCGCTTCAATGAATTTTTGAGTGAG GTTAAAATCATGAAACGTTTGAGGCATCCAAACATTGTTCTCTTTATGGGTGCTGTTACTCAGCCTCCTAATTTGTCCATAGTTACAGAGTATTTATCAAG GGGTAGCTTGCATAAACTTTTGCATATGCCTGATGCTGGATTGATACTGGATGAGAAACTGCGCTTAAAAATGGCATATGATGTG GTTTGTGATTTTGGGCTTTCCCGCTCAAAAGCAAAGTCGTATCTTTCTTCAAAAACTGCGGCAGGAACT CCTGAGTGGATGGCACCAGAAGTTCTCCGCAATGACCCATCAAATGAGAAAGCAGATGTTTACAGCTTTGGTGTAATCTTGTGGGAAATTATGACCCTTCAAAGGCCTTGGAGAAATTTAAATCAAGCacag GTTGTAGCAGCTGTTGGTTTCAAGGGTCAGAGGCTTGAAGTTCCAAACAATGTAAATCCTTCAGTGGCTGCCCTAATTGATGTCTGCTTGACTAG TGAGCCTTCCAAACGTCCATCGTTTTCATATATCATGGAATCTCTACACAAATTGATCAAAAACTCCGTTTCTCAATCACTTAATGTGCATGTTCGGTGA
- the LOC110633884 gene encoding serine/threonine-protein kinase CTR1 isoform X1 has product MEYGCRETTAGKTKTETFNSWAQQTEESYQLQRALALRLSSQAALANDPNFLVFKSDDRFDSFSDSAEAVSHRFWVNGCLTYFDKIPDGFYLIHGVDPYAWTLSTDQRDIGLVPSFESLKALDPCADLSVKVVLIDRFRDPGLKELLNSVISHSSSWLTTKDVIVQLANLVSKRMGGVTSSGEENLGLCWKECTEVLINRLRSVVIPIGSLRVGLCVHRALLFKVLADSVNLPCRIAKGCKHCRADVSASCLVLVGNEREYLVDLFGKPGMLSQPDCSLNCTSSILVSSPLSHPSFKPIQTAEDFRTFAKLFFFDGQSLNLAFDDTISGTTTDHDEKSSQTLIKDNKNLLPISSNNHAAPPPLLKRVTVNITHGKDRGVLNSSDESDNLAKGPIPLGSVFSNPKSDASNYQLFLQANKSFVNKSSSELHLEEDDLDIPWSELDLKEKIGEGSFGTVYRADWRGSDVAVKILMEQDYHVERFNEFLSEVKIMKRLRHPNIVLFMGAVTQPPNLSIVTEYLSRGSLHKLLHMPDAGLILDEKLRLKMAYDVAKGMNYLHQLRPPIVHRDLKSLNLLVDGTYTVKVCDFGLSRSKAKSYLSSKTAAGTPEWMAPEVLRNDPSNEKADVYSFGVILWEIMTLQRPWRNLNQAQVVAAVGFKGQRLEVPNNVNPSVAALIDVCLTSEPSKRPSFSYIMESLHKLIKNSVSQSLNVHVR; this is encoded by the exons ATGGAGTACGGTTGCCGGGAAACGACGGCGGGGAAGACCAAAACGGAGACGTTTAATAGCTGGGCGCAGCAGACGGAAGAGAGTTATCAGTTGCAGCGGGCGCTAGCTTTGAGATTGTCTTCTCAAGCAGCTTTAGCTAATGATCCAAATTTCTTGGTTTTCAAATCCGATGATCGTTTTGATTCTTTCTCTGATTCCGCTGAAGCTGTTTCTCATCGTTTTTGG GTAAACGGATGTCTCACTTACTTTGACAAAATCCCAGATGGATTTTATCTAATCCATGGGGTGGATCCTTATGCTTGGACTCTAAGTACAGATCAACGAGACATTGGCCTGGTCCCATCTTTTGAATCCTTAAAGGCTCTTGATCCTTGTGCTGATTTGTCAGTGAAAGTAGTTTTAATTGACAGATTCAGGGATCCTGGTCTGAAAGAGCTACTCAATAGTGTTATTAGTCATTCTAGTAGCTGGTTAACCACAAAAGATGTGATTGTTCAGCTTGCCAATCTTGTCTCTAAGCGCATGGG GGGGGTAACCTCTAGTGGAGAAGAAAATCTTGGTTTATGCTGGAAGGAATGCACTGAAGTTCTGATAAATCGTTTACGATCTGTTGTGATTCCAATTGGAAGCTTACGTGTTGGCCTCTGTGTCCATCGTGCCTTACTGTTTAAA GTGTTAGCAGACTCAGTTAACTTGCCATGCAGAATTGCTAAAGGCTGCAAACATTGTAGAGCTGATGTTTCTGCTTCTTGTCTTGTACTGGTTGGTAATGAGAG GGAATATTTGGTTGATTTGTTTGGGAAGCCAGGAATGTTAAGCCAGCCTGATTGCTCACTTAATTGTACTTCTTCAATTTTAGTTTCTTCACCTTTATCTCATCCGAGTTTTAAACCTATCCAAACAGCTGAGGATTTCAGGACATTTGCCAAACTATTTTTCTTTGACGGCCAGTCACTTAATCTTGCATTTGATGACACTATCTCAG GCACGACTACTGATCATGATGAGAAAAGTAGTCAAACACTCATTAAAGATAACAAGAACCTTTTACCCATTTCAAGCAACAACCATGCAGCTCCACCACCTCTGCTCAAAAGAGTTACTGTGAACATTACCCATGGCAAGGATCGTGGTGTTCTAAACTCATCCGATGAATCAGATAACCTAGCAAAAGGTCCAATTCCACTAGGTTCTGTTTTCTCCAATCCAAAATCTGACGCATCTAATTATCAGTTGTTCTTGCAAGCAAACAAGTCATTTGTGAATAAATCAAGTAGTGAACTTCACCTTGAAGAGGATGATTTGGACATTCCATGGAGTGAACTTGATTTGAAGGAGAAAATTGGAGAAG GTTCATTCGGAACTGTCTATCGTGCTGATTGGCGTGGCTCA GATGTCGCTGTCAAAATTCTGATGGAGCAAGATTACCATGTGGAGCGCTTCAATGAATTTTTGAGTGAG GTTAAAATCATGAAACGTTTGAGGCATCCAAACATTGTTCTCTTTATGGGTGCTGTTACTCAGCCTCCTAATTTGTCCATAGTTACAGAGTATTTATCAAG GGGTAGCTTGCATAAACTTTTGCATATGCCTGATGCTGGATTGATACTGGATGAGAAACTGCGCTTAAAAATGGCATATGATGTG GCAAAGGGTATGAACTATCTTCATCAGCTTAGACCTCCCATTGTTCATCGAGATTTAAAGTCTCTAAACCTCTTAGTGGACGGTACATACACGGTGAAG GTTTGTGATTTTGGGCTTTCCCGCTCAAAAGCAAAGTCGTATCTTTCTTCAAAAACTGCGGCAGGAACT CCTGAGTGGATGGCACCAGAAGTTCTCCGCAATGACCCATCAAATGAGAAAGCAGATGTTTACAGCTTTGGTGTAATCTTGTGGGAAATTATGACCCTTCAAAGGCCTTGGAGAAATTTAAATCAAGCacag GTTGTAGCAGCTGTTGGTTTCAAGGGTCAGAGGCTTGAAGTTCCAAACAATGTAAATCCTTCAGTGGCTGCCCTAATTGATGTCTGCTTGACTAG TGAGCCTTCCAAACGTCCATCGTTTTCATATATCATGGAATCTCTACACAAATTGATCAAAAACTCCGTTTCTCAATCACTTAATGTGCATGTTCGGTGA